Part of the Campylobacter sp. CNRCH_2014_0184h genome is shown below.
TTAGCTGAAATGATAACTTGATCGCTAGGTTTGATTTTGATAAATTTATGTTCATCAGTTGCCATTCTATATAAAGCACTCATGGTCTCACCTTGACTTCCTGTAGTGACAATTAGTACTTCATTATCTTTATATTTGCTTACTTCATCAGCGTCAATGAAAATTTTTCTATCAAGTTTGATATAGCCAAGTTCCATAGTGGTATAGAGATTTCTTTCCATAGAACGTCCTATAACACACACTTTTCTGCCATATTTTAAACCATAGCTAATAGCTTGATATACACGGTGGATATTGGAACTAAAGGTGCTCATGATCACCCTGCCTTTAGTTTTGGCAAAAATTTGATCAAAAGTAGGTCCTACGGAGCTTTCACTTTTTGTATAACCCTCTTTATATGAGTTTGTGCTATCACTTAAAAGACAAAGCACGCCTTCTTCGCCATATTGAGCTAAACGACTTAAATCCGTTGGATAACCATCAATTGGTGTTTGATCTATTTTAAAATCGCCAGTGTGTATGATGGTTCCTGCTTTAGTTTTAATAGCTAAAGCACAAGCATCGATGATAGAGTGGGTTATGTGAATCCATTCTATGTTAAATTCACCTATTTCATAAATTTGTCTTTTTGTTATAGGTCTAAACCATTTACGCTCAGCTTTTAAACCATGTTCTTCAAATTTATTTGAAATCATACCTAGTGCTAAAGGTGTTGCGTAGATAGGAAATTGAAATTCTTTGAAAAAATACGGCACAGCACCAATGTGATCTTCATGAGCATGAGTGATGATGATAGCGCGAATTTTGTTTTTAATCTTTCTTACATAGTCAAAATCAGGTATGATAATATCTACTCCATGCATGGTTCCATCTGGAAAACTCATACCTATATCAACGATAATCGCATCGTTGTTGGTTTCAAAAACAGTGATATTTCCACCGATTTCTCCAAGTCCACCCAAAGGTGTAATACGAATTTTATGTTCGCTTGAGTTGTTGTGTTTTAAAGGGTGGAGTCTTAGCTCGTGCATGATTTTATTAGCTTCTATGCTTTTGGCAAGTTCTATTTGCCATTCTTCATTACCGCTTAATTTAGAAGGTAAATTTCTATTTTTTTTCTTTTTCTTTTTTTCTTCGCTAGCTTCAGTTTGAGTATTTTCTATTTTTGTCCCGTTTTTAATTTCACTATTTTGTTCTTGATTTTGTGAATCTTTTTTTCTTTTGTTTCTAAATTTATTAAATCTTTTAGTTTTGTTTTGCTCTTGAGTTTTGTTTTCTTCGCTCATAGTCATCCTTTAAATAGTCATAAATTTTAAGGTATGAATCAACGCTAATTTCATGAGCTCTTGAGGTAGAAGAGAGATTTAGTGCTTCAAATGCTTTTAAAATTTTTTCTTTTTTATTTTTAAAATTAGATAAGAGTTGTTTTCTAGGATTTTGAAAACAAGCTCTAAGAAATTCTTTAAAAGCTTCTATATTTTCACATTTTTGCTGATAATGAGTAGTTTTTATTAACTTCATTACAGCTGAAGTAACTTTTGGTGGAGGATTAAAGCTTTGTGGTTGTATATCAAAAAGCATTTGTCTTTGGCATATCAATGCACAAAGCACCCCTAAAGCCGAAAAATTACTTTCTTTTTCATTTGCACAAAATTTCTGTGCCACTTCTTTTTGCACCATTACTATAAGCCCAAGACAATTTTGATCTTCTAGGGCTTTTAAAATCAAATTTGTAGCAATATAATATGGTAAATTTGCTACCAAAAAGTACTCTTTATCGCTTAAACTTCCTTGATCAAAAGCATCACTTGCATTTTGATGGATAAGCTCAAAATTTCCACCTTCAATCTCATTTTGAAATTTTTTATTTAAAATAGGAATCAAATCTTTATCAATCTCATAAGCTCTAATATGAGCTTGTGGGATTTTCAAAAGTTCTTGCGTTAAATCACCTAAGCCAGGCCCAATCTCAACTATATTTTTAGTATCTTTGGGTATGGCTTGGATGATTTTATCTACCACGCTTTTATCACATAAAAAATTTTGTCCAAAATGTTTTTTTGCTTTTATCATAAATTTATTCTATCTAAAAAATATTAATTATAGCATTATTTTAAGCGTTAATTAGATAAAATTTGAATTATTTTTTATAAAGGTTAATTTTTGAAAAATCTTATAGTATGTGCAGGAGGAAATGAGGATTTTAAATTTGCACAAAGTATAGGCATAGGTTTGGTTAATTCTGCTTTTTCTTTAGGTAAAATTTTAAGTCAAGTAAAAGTAGATAGAGTGATTTTTATAGGTACATGCGGAATTTACCAAGAAGGAAAAATTTTAGATATTTATGAAAGTTCTAACGCAGCGAATTTAGAATACGCAGATTTATTTGATAGTTTTTATACGCCTATAGCAAATGAGATTAGATTAAATGTTTCACATGAAACTATGATTAATTCTTCAAATTATATTTGTAAAGATGAAAATATCGCCCAAGAATTTTTTAAAAAGGGTGTACATATAGAAAATATGGAAGCATACGCAGTGCTTTCTTGTGCAAAAATGCAAGGGATAGAAGGAATTTGTTATTTATGTGCGACAAATTTTTGTAATGAATTTGCACATGAGGATTTTTTAAAAAACCATCAAAAGGCAAAAGAATTATTAAAAGATTTTTTGTTAGATAAAAAACTTATATAGGAAAAAAATTGAGTGAATTAAAAAATATATTAGATTTTACTAAAGAAGAATTAGAAAATTTAGTCCAACCAAAATTTAGAGCAAAGCAAATTTTTGAATGGGTGTATAAAAAATATGCAGATGATTTTTTACAAATGTCGTCTTTGCCAAAAGATTTTAGAGTGTACTTGCAAGAAAATTTTCATTTTTCACCTCTAAAATGTGTGAAAGATGAAAAAAGCAAAGATGGTAGTATAAAATATCTTTTTGAACTTTTAGATGGTAAAAAAATAGAAGCTGTTTTGCTACCAATGAAAGAAGAACTTGTAGATGAAAATGGAAAAATCATCAAACATGCAAGATATACTATTTGTGTTTCCTCTCAAGTGGGATGTAAAAGTGGGTGTAGTTTTTGTCTTACTGCTAAAGGTGGTTTGAAAAGAAATTTGACTGCAGGAGAAATAGTAGGACAAATTTTATGGATTAAAAAACACAACAACATACCTTATGAAAGAAGGGTTAATATAGTCTATATGGGTATGGGAGAACCTTTGGATAATCTTAAAAATGTTTCTAAGGCAGTTAAGATTTTAGCCGATAATGATGCCTTAGCGATAAGCCCTAGAAGACAAACTATAAGTACAAGTGGTTTGGCAAAGCAAATTAAAGAGCTTGGAGAAATGAATTTGGGTGTGCTTTTGGCTATTTCGCTCCATGCTGTAAATGATGAGCTTAGAAGTGAATTAATGCCTATTAATAAAGCTTATAATATAGCAAGCATTATGGAAGCGGTGAGAAATTTTCCTATAGATCAGCGTAAAAGAGTGATGTTTGAATATCTTTTAATCGATGGTATAAATGATAAAATAGAACATGCAAAAGAACTAGTCAAACTTTTAAATGGCATAAAAGCTAAAGTGAATTTAATACTTTTTAATCCACACGAAGGAAGTTTATATAAAAGACCAAGTGTTGAAAATGCGGTTAAATTTCAAGATTATTTAAGTGCAAAAGGTGTTACTTGTACGATAAGAGAAAGTAAAGGACTTGATATTTCAGCTGCATGCGGACAGCTTAAAGAAAGGCAGAGTAAACAATGACTTTTTTAGATATAGCTCAGCTTATTTTTATAAGTATAGTGGTGATCATAGGACTTGGTGGGATTATTTATGTATTAAAGAATGAAGGGAAAAACAATGGTAGATAAAAAACAATTATTAGAAAATCAATTATTTCAAAATAGATATATAAAGCCAAATATTTCTTGGTATTTTTCGTATTTAAATGGCAAAAGAGGAATTGCTAGAATTTTTAAAGTTCCTTATGCTGCTTTGATGAAAAAATTTTATTTGAAAAAATACTTCGAAAAGAGGGTTTTAGAGGGTAAGGTGGATATTCCTTATTTAGAATTAGTTTTAACTACAAGATGTACTTTGCGTTGTGAATCATGTAATAATTTAATGCAGTATTTTTCACCATCAAATCAATATGCTTGTACTTTAGAGGGCATTATAGAATCATTAGAGTTACTTTTATCTAAGGTAGATTCTATCGCAAGAGTTAGAATCATAGGTGGAGAACCCTTGTTGTTTAAGGATTTACCACAATTGATTGATTATTTAGATGTTCAAAAGAAAATACTAACTTTTTCTTTAGTCACTAATGCAACTATTGATTTTAAAGATGAATTGATGAGTAAGTTAAAAAAATCTAATAAAGTTAGAAAAATTACGATTTCAGATTACAAAAGATCACCAAATTTAAAAATTCCATTAAAGCAAGAAAGCATTTTAAGAAAATTAAAAGAAAATAAAATTCCATTTTCTATGGACTCTAGTGGTGAAAATTCTACTTGGAGTGATCCTGAAAAAATTTATAAACGTGGTAGAAGTAAAGAAGATATAATCAAAAATTATCGTAATTGTCAAATGCCATGTGTAAGTTTGATGACATCTGAGGGCTTAGAAAATAAACAATTAGCACCTAAAGGCGCTATTTTTGTTTGCCCTATATCAAGCTCCTTATCTCGCTTAAAAGGGCTTGAAGAATTTGATGGTGATTTTTTAAATTTAGAGAATTCTAAAGAAAGATTTTTTGAATTTTATTCTCAAGATTTTTACAAATCTTGTGATTATTGTAGAGATTATGGTAAACCAGCTAAGCAAATTGCAGTTGCAATCCAAACTGATAAGGTTTTAAAGTTAGAAAAAGACTAAGATAAATTTTTCAAAAACTCATCTTTTATATCTTTTTGAGATTGTATCAAAAATTTTTGATTTTTATATGTAAATTCTAAGCTAGAAGAGTGTAAAAGCAGTCTTTTAGCGCCTGTGATGTGAGCTCTTTTTATATCACTCATTTTTCCATCAAGTATTTGCTCTATTTGTGTTTTTTCTAAACCATATAAAGGTTCACCTAAAATTTTATGTTTCACATGAAACAAATGTAGTCTTATTTGATGTTGTCTGCCTGTTAGAGGTTTAGCTAAAACTAAACTAGCATCTAAATTTTCAAAATATTCCAAAGTGTAAAATTGCGTTAAAGCTTCTTTGCCATTTTCACAAATATGCATTCTAGTTTTTACTGCATCATAGTCTTTAGCTAAATCCATACTTTTATCTACTATAAATTCTTTTTTAGTTTTTCCTTTTACTAGAGCAAGATAGCTTTTTTGCACTAATCTTTTTTCAAACATGGTTTTTAACTCAATTTGTGCATTTTTATGTTTAGCTATGAGTAAAAGCCCGCTTGTTTCTTTATCTAATCTATGAGCTACGCAAGCTTTTTCACCCCATAAATGCCAAATTTCATCACAAAGACTATAAGTACAATTGCGTCCATTAGGATGA
Proteins encoded:
- a CDS encoding ribonuclease J, producing the protein MSEENKTQEQNKTKRFNKFRNKRKKDSQNQEQNSEIKNGTKIENTQTEASEEKKKKKKNRNLPSKLSGNEEWQIELAKSIEANKIMHELRLHPLKHNNSSEHKIRITPLGGLGEIGGNITVFETNNDAIIVDIGMSFPDGTMHGVDIIIPDFDYVRKIKNKIRAIIITHAHEDHIGAVPYFFKEFQFPIYATPLALGMISNKFEEHGLKAERKWFRPITKRQIYEIGEFNIEWIHITHSIIDACALAIKTKAGTIIHTGDFKIDQTPIDGYPTDLSRLAQYGEEGVLCLLSDSTNSYKEGYTKSESSVGPTFDQIFAKTKGRVIMSTFSSNIHRVYQAISYGLKYGRKVCVIGRSMERNLYTTMELGYIKLDRKIFIDADEVSKYKDNEVLIVTTGSQGETMSALYRMATDEHKFIKIKPSDQVIISAKAIPGNEANVSAVLDFLLKAGAKVAYQEFSEIHVSGHASIEEQKLMLTLVKPKFFLPVHGEYNHINKHKETALKCGIPERNIYLMSDGDQVELCQKYIKRVKTVKTGKVFVDNQINKQIADDVVIDRQKLADSGIVVIIAQLDKASKTLINKPRVFSYGLVADKQDGAFSKEMSDVLSQFFPNVKDEILDNPKVLEAQIRQVLRKHIFRKIKKYPTIVPTIFVM
- the rsmA gene encoding 16S rRNA (adenine(1518)-N(6)/adenine(1519)-N(6))-dimethyltransferase RsmA; this translates as MIKAKKHFGQNFLCDKSVVDKIIQAIPKDTKNIVEIGPGLGDLTQELLKIPQAHIRAYEIDKDLIPILNKKFQNEIEGGNFELIHQNASDAFDQGSLSDKEYFLVANLPYYIATNLILKALEDQNCLGLIVMVQKEVAQKFCANEKESNFSALGVLCALICQRQMLFDIQPQSFNPPPKVTSAVMKLIKTTHYQQKCENIEAFKEFLRACFQNPRKQLLSNFKNKKEKILKAFEALNLSSTSRAHEISVDSYLKIYDYLKDDYERRKQNSRAKQN
- a CDS encoding purine-nucleoside phosphorylase, translating into MKNLIVCAGGNEDFKFAQSIGIGLVNSAFSLGKILSQVKVDRVIFIGTCGIYQEGKILDIYESSNAANLEYADLFDSFYTPIANEIRLNVSHETMINSSNYICKDENIAQEFFKKGVHIENMEAYAVLSCAKMQGIEGICYLCATNFCNEFAHEDFLKNHQKAKELLKDFLLDKKLI
- the rlmN gene encoding 23S rRNA (adenine(2503)-C(2))-methyltransferase RlmN, producing MSELKNILDFTKEELENLVQPKFRAKQIFEWVYKKYADDFLQMSSLPKDFRVYLQENFHFSPLKCVKDEKSKDGSIKYLFELLDGKKIEAVLLPMKEELVDENGKIIKHARYTICVSSQVGCKSGCSFCLTAKGGLKRNLTAGEIVGQILWIKKHNNIPYERRVNIVYMGMGEPLDNLKNVSKAVKILADNDALAISPRRQTISTSGLAKQIKELGEMNLGVLLAISLHAVNDELRSELMPINKAYNIASIMEAVRNFPIDQRKRVMFEYLLIDGINDKIEHAKELVKLLNGIKAKVNLILFNPHEGSLYKRPSVENAVKFQDYLSAKGVTCTIRESKGLDISAACGQLKERQSKQ
- a CDS encoding radical SAM protein, which encodes MVDKKQLLENQLFQNRYIKPNISWYFSYLNGKRGIARIFKVPYAALMKKFYLKKYFEKRVLEGKVDIPYLELVLTTRCTLRCESCNNLMQYFSPSNQYACTLEGIIESLELLLSKVDSIARVRIIGGEPLLFKDLPQLIDYLDVQKKILTFSLVTNATIDFKDELMSKLKKSNKVRKITISDYKRSPNLKIPLKQESILRKLKENKIPFSMDSSGENSTWSDPEKIYKRGRSKEDIIKNYRNCQMPCVSLMTSEGLENKQLAPKGAIFVCPISSSLSRLKGLEEFDGDFLNLENSKERFFEFYSQDFYKSCDYCRDYGKPAKQIAVAIQTDKVLKLEKD
- a CDS encoding RluA family pseudouridine synthase; protein product: MAYIKKKLANNGKKAFRLLMDELKISMREAQKLIDKKRLFCNGNLVEEKNKFLDGLVELIVYENNPKGLEIVFENGDFAVIEKPSGVLTHPNGRNCTYSLCDEIWHLWGEKACVAHRLDKETSGLLLIAKHKNAQIELKTMFEKRLVQKSYLALVKGKTKKEFIVDKSMDLAKDYDAVKTRMHICENGKEALTQFYTLEYFENLDASLVLAKPLTGRQHQIRLHLFHVKHKILGEPLYGLEKTQIEQILDGKMSDIKRAHITGAKRLLLHSSSLEFTYKNQKFLIQSQKDIKDEFLKNLS